From a region of the Ruminococcaceae bacterium KH2T8 genome:
- a CDS encoding diguanylate cyclase (GGDEF) domain-containing protein, which produces MEYSDFIHQIKPVACIVSIELLPDKSYGEIKIVDANERYRATVLEDTSKFVKNVPYTNYIRRDHNFEGMCFQCADTGKSLHAYVDASFFNSWMEIYMIPLISPIEGQARVLFSYDMTPKADAEKLGDVLPETASFVLKACIKLRESDDFLKAVNDITEDIRVYCGSKHCTILLTDFANKKCSVFADAYVQDGTEPPMENFMDEHFFDLVETWPRLIDGSNCFIINNEYEWEHARSISPEWAENLKISNVHNIVIYPLISNGETIAYIWAVDFDREKTSQIKEIMELTTFILTAEISNHLMVKKMKVMSSTDLLTGVLNRNAMNNRISDNDSGAEVISMPFGVFFVDVNGLKTVNDTKGHIAGDELLKEVSHILCDIFPDQEIYRVGGDEFLVMTIGVSKEQFDAYEEELKSKAERPGHANYAYGSYFCGDSKDIRKAMQIADGKMYENKEDYYKRHPEFEWDRRMSRKGQ; this is translated from the coding sequence ATGGAATACAGCGATTTTATTCATCAGATAAAGCCGGTCGCCTGTATAGTATCGATCGAACTTCTCCCTGATAAAAGCTACGGAGAGATAAAGATCGTCGATGCCAACGAGCGTTATCGTGCTACGGTACTCGAAGATACTTCCAAGTTCGTGAAGAATGTTCCTTATACGAATTACATTAGACGCGATCATAATTTTGAAGGCATGTGTTTCCAGTGCGCGGATACGGGCAAGTCGCTTCACGCATATGTTGATGCATCTTTCTTTAACTCCTGGATGGAGATCTATATGATCCCGCTTATATCACCTATCGAAGGCCAGGCGAGGGTATTGTTCTCGTACGATATGACACCCAAGGCCGACGCGGAAAAGCTTGGAGATGTTCTTCCCGAGACCGCTTCGTTCGTACTCAAGGCCTGCATCAAGCTCCGTGAATCGGATGATTTCCTGAAGGCAGTTAATGACATAACCGAAGACATACGAGTTTACTGCGGTTCAAAGCACTGCACTATCCTGCTTACTGATTTCGCGAACAAGAAGTGCTCGGTATTCGCCGACGCCTATGTTCAGGACGGCACCGAACCTCCTATGGAGAACTTCATGGACGAGCACTTCTTCGACCTCGTAGAGACATGGCCGAGGCTCATCGACGGAAGCAACTGCTTTATCATCAATAACGAGTACGAGTGGGAGCACGCCAGGTCTATCTCTCCTGAGTGGGCAGAGAACCTGAAGATCTCAAACGTACATAATATCGTCATCTATCCTCTCATCAGTAACGGTGAGACCATCGCTTATATCTGGGCTGTTGATTTCGATCGCGAGAAGACATCCCAGATCAAGGAGATCATGGAACTTACGACATTTATCCTTACGGCCGAGATCTCCAATCACCTCATGGTAAAGAAGATGAAGGTCATGAGTTCGACTGATCTTCTTACGGGCGTTCTTAACCGTAATGCCATGAACAACAGGATCAGCGATAATGATTCGGGTGCGGAAGTGATCTCGATGCCGTTCGGCGTATTCTTCGTAGACGTTAACGGTCTTAAGACGGTAAACGATACCAAGGGACATATCGCCGGCGACGAACTTCTTAAGGAAGTATCTCATATCCTCTGCGATATCTTCCCCGACCAGGAGATATATCGTGTGGGCGGAGACGAATTCCTCGTCATGACTATCGGCGTATCCAAAGAGCAGTTCGATGCATACGAAGAAGAGCTCAAGTCAAAGGCCGAAAGACCCGGCCACGCCAACTATGCATACGGTTCCTATTTCTGCGGCGACAGCAAGGATATACGAAAGGCCATGCAGATCGCAGACGGCAAGATGTATGAAAATAAGGAGGATTACTACAAGCGTCACCCCGAGTTCGAGTGGGACAGGCGCATGAGCCGCAAGGGTCAGTGA
- a CDS encoding Ribosomal protein RSM22 (predicted rRNA methylase), translating into MDMPVSLKDATEALIEGSDMKVLRKVSSRISEKYRDDAGKGSNHLTSEDEIKVYSVVRMPATYGSVCDVLGYVTEYLNDDIDTVTDIGAGSGAATWACNEMLALSAVNCLEYEERMIEVGKALMDHDQALSDKVTWKKFDLTSGDEIPAADLVISSYVINELPEAAREQAVKKMWDAAGKAMVIIEPGTPAGYSVISGIRDQILDMGGHIIAPCPHESACRIGQNDWCHFTCRVQRSRLHKLLKDADVPYEDEKYSYIAFTKEDKGRASCRVLRHPEINKGFVKLSVCTADANSEITITKKDKELFKQARKSKQGDSIDY; encoded by the coding sequence ATGGATATGCCGGTCTCACTTAAAGATGCTACGGAAGCTCTCATTGAAGGATCCGACATGAAGGTCCTTCGCAAGGTCTCCTCTCGCATCAGCGAGAAGTACAGGGACGATGCCGGAAAGGGCAGCAATCACCTGACATCCGAAGATGAGATCAAGGTCTATTCCGTCGTGAGGATGCCCGCGACATACGGTTCCGTATGCGATGTGCTGGGCTACGTAACGGAATACTTAAATGACGATATAGATACGGTGACCGATATCGGAGCAGGATCTGGTGCGGCTACCTGGGCATGTAATGAGATGCTCGCGCTGTCGGCCGTTAACTGCCTTGAATATGAAGAGCGGATGATCGAAGTCGGTAAGGCTCTTATGGATCACGATCAGGCTCTGAGCGATAAGGTCACCTGGAAGAAGTTCGACCTCACATCCGGTGATGAGATCCCGGCTGCCGACCTCGTGATCTCTTCCTATGTTATAAATGAGCTCCCCGAAGCTGCCCGTGAACAGGCTGTCAAGAAGATGTGGGATGCGGCAGGGAAGGCTATGGTGATAATCGAGCCCGGTACCCCCGCGGGATATTCCGTTATATCCGGGATAAGAGATCAGATCCTTGATATGGGCGGTCACATAATCGCACCCTGTCCTCACGAAAGCGCGTGCCGTATCGGTCAGAACGACTGGTGCCACTTCACCTGCAGGGTCCAAAGGAGCAGGCTTCATAAGCTCCTTAAGGACGCGGATGTCCCTTATGAGGATGAGAAGTACAGCTATATCGCTTTCACCAAGGAAGATAAGGGACGCGCATCGTGCAGAGTGCTGAGGCACCCAGAGATCAATAAGGGATTCGTTAAGCTCAGTGTATGTACGGCGGATGCCAATTCCGAGATCACGATAACCAAGAAGGACAAGGAGCTCTTTAAACAGGCTCGAAAGTCAAAGCAGGGCGACAGCATCGACTACTGA
- a CDS encoding amidase/aspartyl-tRNA(Asn)/glutamyl-tRNA(Gln) amidotransferase subunit A, with translation MKLEMLSGVALGRLVNSKEISPTEVIDYFAGRISQRDPSLHAFTYLKIDEAMEEARKLESRLMAGEEVGRFAGVPTALKDFLPSKKGWPNSHGGVKSLIAIDPEDSAFYSSVASAGAIAIGKTNAPAFGFRGTCDNKMYGPTSNPFDIRYNSGGSSGGSAAAVADGMLPFAEGGDGGGSIRIPASWCGCVGFKASVGTVPSVCRPDAWTATHPYCCNGAITRTVEDSAAITELMAKYDPRDPLSLNHGFRQFTELMKKPLKGRRIAYTPDFDLFKVDREVEEIVRRAAYAFDEAGAEVVPVHFKFRHTADEYAKMWLQSISIDTSIDIELWKRNGFDLIGDHADELPKEFIEWNDIARNSTVMDYRLFNEMRTEILDAQEDVFEKFDYILSPVTICPPVLNTDDFDTKGPTEVEGVKCEPLIGFCETFFENYTGNPACSVPAGLTSAGLPVGLQIIGKKFRDEDVFAAAYTYEQLCPWNYDIPFSREV, from the coding sequence ATGAAGCTCGAAATGCTTTCGGGAGTCGCACTCGGCAGACTCGTTAACAGTAAGGAGATCTCTCCTACTGAAGTCATAGACTATTTTGCGGGGAGGATCTCACAAAGAGATCCTTCTCTTCATGCTTTCACATATCTTAAGATCGATGAAGCGATGGAGGAAGCTCGAAAGCTCGAAAGCCGCCTCATGGCAGGCGAAGAGGTCGGTCGCTTCGCGGGTGTTCCTACTGCGCTCAAGGATTTCCTTCCTTCAAAGAAAGGCTGGCCTAATTCCCACGGCGGCGTTAAGTCACTTATCGCCATCGACCCCGAGGATTCGGCATTCTATTCTTCCGTAGCTTCTGCCGGTGCCATTGCTATCGGTAAGACAAATGCCCCCGCGTTCGGGTTCAGAGGAACATGCGACAATAAGATGTACGGACCTACGTCCAATCCTTTTGATATCAGATATAATTCCGGCGGATCGTCAGGCGGATCAGCGGCGGCAGTTGCTGACGGAATGCTCCCCTTTGCAGAGGGCGGTGACGGAGGCGGATCCATAAGGATACCCGCATCATGGTGCGGCTGTGTAGGATTTAAGGCTTCGGTCGGAACGGTACCGAGTGTATGCCGTCCCGATGCATGGACTGCGACACATCCCTACTGCTGTAACGGCGCCATAACGAGGACTGTTGAGGATAGTGCTGCGATAACGGAGCTGATGGCTAAGTACGATCCGAGGGACCCCTTGAGCCTGAACCACGGTTTCAGACAGTTCACGGAGCTCATGAAGAAGCCCCTGAAGGGCCGCAGGATCGCTTATACTCCCGACTTCGACTTGTTCAAGGTCGACAGGGAAGTGGAGGAGATCGTAAGACGCGCGGCGTATGCTTTCGATGAGGCAGGTGCGGAGGTCGTGCCCGTTCACTTTAAGTTCAGGCATACGGCTGACGAATATGCGAAGATGTGGCTTCAGAGCATCAGCATAGATACATCGATCGATATCGAACTTTGGAAACGTAACGGCTTTGACCTTATTGGTGATCACGCGGATGAGCTTCCTAAGGAGTTCATCGAATGGAATGATATAGCGCGCAATTCGACGGTCATGGATTACAGGCTCTTTAACGAGATGAGGACCGAGATCCTTGATGCGCAGGAGGACGTATTCGAGAAGTTCGATTATATCCTGTCGCCCGTTACGATCTGTCCGCCTGTACTCAATACCGATGATTTTGATACAAAGGGACCGACTGAAGTTGAGGGCGTTAAGTGTGAGCCTCTCATCGGATTCTGCGAGACTTTCTTCGAGAACTATACGGGTAATCCCGCTTGTTCCGTTCCGGCCGGGCTTACATCTGCGGGACTTCCCGTCGGTCTTCAGATCATAGGAAAGAAGTTCCGCGATGAGGACGTCTTTGCCGCTGCCTACACATATGAGCAACTTTGTCCCTGGAATTACGATATCCCTTTCTCACGCGAGGTATAA